CCGGCCATATACGACAACGGCACCCATTATGTGACAAACCAGAAACTCAACTTGGAGATCCTCAAAGAGATCTCTGACTCGGACGACGTCCTTGAAGTCACGGGCGAGTACACGGGTGGCATTGGCGCATACGGCGCGTCGCACGAGCACAGGGAGATTGAAGATACAAACGGGGCAGCAAGCGGCCGCGGGCGCCCGCCTGAGGAAGTACCCCGGTACACAGAGCACGAAAAGAAGACTAGCAACATGAGGATCGCCGCGTACACGGCTGCAGGAATCGTTGGCGCGGTGATAATTGCAGGCTTTGTCATAAGCGGAGGGATACTTCCAAACGCCAACGTGGGAGGCGGCGCCAGGACTGTCGCGCCTCCGGGGGTGCCGGGTGTGGTGCACGGCTTTGTAGGAGGCCCTGAAGGTCTGCCGGCAATCGGCGCAAGCGTGATAGCTGCAGAGCAGAACACAGCGTATCACGCAAACGCGTTTGTGTCCATCAATGGCCAGTACTTTTTGGACCTGCCCCCAGGCAACTATGTCATAATAGCGGCGTACCCCGACGGGTCAAGTAGAGTAGTCAACGGGTTCGTAGTCGAAAGCGGTTCGGAGCACCGTCTCGACTTTGCCTACTAGGAACAATACGCGGGCGGCAACGACGACGGCCACCTCAAGGTGGCTGTACTACGCCGCGGCCGGCGCGACTGCGATCGCAGGGATTCTGCACCTTTACATGGGTCCGGGCACGCTTGGCTTTAACGCAAACACAGGCGTGTTCTTTATCGTCGCCGGAATAGCCCAGCTATTCTGGGTAGTGCCGATGATCAAGAAGTGGGGCGTGCCGTGGTACGCGGTAGGCATCGCCGGGACGGCAGTCCTGGTGGCGATATACTTTATCACGAGGATGCCGGAAAACCCGATCACGGGAAGGGCAGGACCGATAAACGCAATGGGCGCAGCCACAGAAATACTGCAGCTGGCGTTCATCGGCCTTGCCATGGCTATACTTGCGATGGAGCGCAGGCGGCGCGCCTGACCCCCTCTTCCTTCCGCCTTCTTTGGCAAGAGTGGTTGGTAAGAAGGATTTTAACCTCCCATCCGGTACAACCACACCGTCTTGGCAACCACTACAGGCAAAGCTGCTATCACCATCGCAACTCTTGGCTCGCACTGCGCGCTGCAGGTGCTAAAGGGCGCAAAGGACGAGGGCTTTCGCACGCTCCTCGTGTGCGAGAAAAAGCGCGTCGGCCTTTACGAGAGGTTTGGCTTTATCGACGACATGATAATAGTGGACAAGTTTTCAGAGGTGGCCGGCGACAGGTGCAAGACAATACTGAAGAAAAAGAACGCGATCATCGTCCCGCACGGCACGCTCATATCGCAGATGTCAAGCGACGAGATTGAAAAAATCGAGACCCCGATCTTTGGCAACAAGTGGATACTGCGCTGGGAGGCCGACAGGGAGATGAAGCAGAAACTGATGGAAGAGGCCGGCCTGCGTACCCCAAGGCCCATAAAATCCAAGGACGACATCGACGGCCTCTGCATTGTGAAGCTGCACGGCGCCGCCGGCGGCAAGGGCTACTACCTTGCATGGAACCGCGAGAGCTTTGAGGAAGGCGCAAAGAGGCTCGTGCAGCAGGGCATGATAAGGGGTGAGCAGGACCTTTACATCCAGGAATTCATAAGAGGGGTGCCTGCGTACCTGCAGTACTTTTACTCGCCAGTGACAAAATCACTGGAGCTTTTGGGCGTCGACAGGCGCTACGAGTCTGACATTGACGGCATCGGAAGGATACCGGCCAGGCAGCAGCTGGGGGCAGGAGGCGAGCCTTCGTACACGGTCGTCGGCAACATACCACTCGTACTGCGAGAGTCGCTGCTTGACGAGGTGTACAGGATGGGCGAGGGCTTTTGCAGGGCCGCCGAGCGGCTGGTAAAACCGGGCATGCCGGGGCCGTTCTGCCTTGAAGGCGTGTACGACAGCGAGGGCAAGTTCACCACGTTCGAATTTTCTGCAAGAATAGTCGCGGGGACGAACCTGTACGTGGACGGCTCGCCGTACTCGGGCCTGCTTTACGACGAGCCAATGAGCATGGGCAGAAGAATTGCCCGCGAAGTCAAGGTTGCAAGGAAAAAGAACCGCCTTGCAAGCATTGTCACCTAGACGCCTTTTTTCTTTGCACAAGCCGGACAACGGCAAGAGCCGCTGCGGCAGCCAGGGCGATCACGAACGCAGGCGTCGTTATTGACAGCACCTGCACAGAGCCTGCGGCAATTGCAACAAGCGTCGCGACCAGCGCGCCGGCCGCAACTATCGCGGCAATTGCGACAGTTCTCGAGTTGACCTTTTTCCTTGCCGCTATTGCCGCGCCGGCTGCCAACGGCGAAACATAGACAGCGCCTATGAGCGTGCTTGCGACTGCGCCGGCAAGAATAGTTCCGCCTTCCCCTCCGCCCGCGCTTGAAAACGCCTGCTCTGACGCAAGCAATATCCCAAAGAGCGGGTACAGCGCGGCCTTGACTGTGGCCTGCAGCCACGGCTGCTCTCGCTCGTAATCTGCCACCTGCGGGCTGAACGAGTAATAGACCGCGTTAAATATGCTCATGAACGCCGAGCCGGACATCGATTTTAGCACATAGTTGTCCCTAAAACCGCGGAGGAATTGCACCTGCGGCGTCAGTTCAGAGCCAAACGCTGCTGTGGCGATGAGGCACCCGGAAGGCTGCTGCTGTTGTGTTGGTGTGGTGGCATTATTGTTGCTGTTGCCGCTTCCCTGCAGCACCACCACGTCTATCTGGGCCGACTCGTTTTCGCCGTTTATCTTTTGCGCGGCCACGCGATAGTTGCCCGGCTCCAGAAACGTGTACTGTTCCGAGAACGTGCCCTGACCGGACGCAAGGTGCTTGCGGTAGACCTCCCGGCCGTCCTTTGTTATCACAAAGTCAAATGAAGCGTTCCTGACGAGGTCGCCCACGCTGTTGTCCTGAACGTTCATGACAAACGTCGTCGGCGAGCCGGACTCTATCACCTCCGGCCCCCACGACATCTCCCACACGTACTTTTCTGTTGTGGAGAGCAGGTCAAGCGGGAACTTGGGCTTGTCTGCCGGCGCAAGCACAAAGTCCATCGTGTTGCCCGACCCCTTTACGCCAGTCAGCCTGTCGTTGTTGAGCACAAAGTGGACCACGCGCAGGCCCTCGTACGAATAGTCGTCAATGAGCACCGCATCCGGAGGGAGCTCCTTGCCGTCGACAGAGCCGCGGTAGCCGTTTACCTGCAGCTCCTTTATGGCCTTTGGAAACATGACTTCCATGTGCACCAGCGGCACCTGCGAGACGTAGGAAGACGCCCAGTCAAACGGCATCGAAAAAGAGATCGAGTTTGTGTCCCTGTCGTATTCCAGGTTTGAAACGTCGGCATAGTAGGTCATGACCGACATCTTTTGGTCGCCCTCCGCGGTCTGGACGCTAAAGTCCTGCGTCTTTGAGACGCTGACGAACAGGTCAAACGTGCGGTCCGATTCGACCTGCAGGCCGGTGCTGGAGGTTTGCAGCGTGACTGACACCTTGTACAGCCCGCCGTCGGACATTATCCTGCTTCTTATTTCCACGGGCGCGTCCTTGCTGACGTTTACCCTGCCGGGGCTTGCCTGGTCGTTTACCTGTGCCGCGTCCGCATTTGCGTCGGGCACGAGCTTTGCAAGAACGATGCCGTCTGACGAGCGGAACTCTTGGTCAAGGAGAGTGTTGTTGCCCTTTTCCACCACCACGCGGTAGTCGATGCCGCCGGCGATGGTAGAGTTGTTTCTAGGGTCAAGCGTCCTTATCGTAAGGGTAGGCGGAGACTTGCCTACGCTTTCGATAAAAGTCGGGGAAATGGATGCCTCAACAGCCACCTGCCTCCCGCCTATCGTCGTGGGAAGCGACTGGTCTGTGCCAAGGCCGTGGCCGTACGCGCCCAGTGTGGAGCTAAAAACCAGCGTCGCCAGCAAGAGGGGCGCAAGGTAACGCTTCACAGGCAAAAGGGCGCATCAAGGCAAAATAAAGATTTGTAAAAGTACAGAAAGAAAAAGGAGGAAGAGAGTAGGAGCCGTGCATCTCTCCTACTGAGTCATGTTGTTACCTGTCATGTTGCCAGACATGTCCATTGACGACTCCTCATCGTCATCGTGGCTCTCTGCTGCGTGGCCGTCCAGCGGGAGGTCAAACGCCTTTGCAAGGTTCTCGTGGACCTTGCCGTGCACGATCACGGTCACGCTTTCAAGGGACGCCCGGCTGTCGACTGCACTCTTTAGCTCGTTGAGGCCGGACCTGAGCGCGGCCATCGAGTCGGCCGAGCCATCCGGCGCGCCTGCGTTGAGCTTGTAGTACAGGCTCGATGCCTTTAGCGTGAGCCACTTGGCCGACTGGTATGCTGGCATGTTGACAATCTTGTCGTGCGCCTCTTCCGTGCTGCCAGTCATGTTCATGCTGCTGCCAGAGTGATCATGACTTCCTCCTTCTGCCATTCCGTAGGCACCCTGGTAGGATTCCAGAATTCCGTCCACCAGGTTTGCAAATACAAGAGCCCTTACCGTCGAGTTGGTCAGCTGGCCGCTGTCAATCCTGACGGTGACGGTCTCGCCAAGCAGGCCGTTGATGTCTCTTATCTGCTGGACGATTTCAGACCTAGGGCTGTTGCCTTCAACAGAAGTCTTTAGCTTTTCCAGCGCCGCCGGGAGGTCCGTTCCAAGCCTCTGGTTCTTTTCAGATATTTCCTTGATGGTATCTGCGCTCAGGTGTCCTGCCGCATGCTCGGCGTGCTCTCTGGCAAGCTCGTGGTTGCCCATATAATTCCCGCCTACCAGCATGAGATGAATCTTTAATGTGTCCATGTTCGCAAGAAACGCGGCGCTTTCGTCGCCGGAGAAGTTGTGCGCAAACGCCCTCTGCCCTGCCGACGCGTAGGCCAGTCCTCCACCTACCATCATGGCGGCAAGCAAGAGCGCGGTGGTGCTTTTTCTTTCCATAGATGTAGAAACCGGTCATCCTTTAATTAGGGTTCTAGTACACCGGCCGAAGTAGTAGCAGTTTTAGATCTTGTTTCTAGAGTGCAAATAGACTGCAATGCCGGCGATAACTGCCGCCGCAGGCGTCACGTAGTATAGCAACAGCTCGTCAAGTGGTATGCCGGGCGGAAATGCGCTCACGTCAAAGCTTGCCACAAGGGGCTGCGACGCGTATTTTGCATCGCCGGGGATGCGGGTCTGCACGGTCACGACGTAGCTTCCCGGCGTGTCAAACACATACCTTGTCGTGATGTCGCTTATCTCGTACAGGCGGTAGGGCTCCTGATGAATCGGGTTGCCCGTCTGCTTGTCCGCAATCACCACTGATGTGTAGACATTGTAGATGTTGTTGCCGTCGCTGGCAAGCACGCTAAAGTTGAGAGTCGAGTTGGTGCCGGTTATCGGGCTTGCAGGGTACGGCTGGAAGATTATCTGGTATCCGTCCACTTCCTTTGTGGTGCCGAAAAAGTGGGCGTACGCCGGCACAAAGAACATGCCTGTAAAAAAGAGCATGACGACTGCAAGGAAGTGCAGTGACAACAACAACAGCAGCAGCATCGGCCTGTTTTGGCGCTTTGCATATTTCAACCATCATGCTGGTACATCTGCCGGATGAACCACAACTACTAATATGCAAACAATGCGTAATCTACCCTGTAGCGCCAGTTCGCTGCAGAGAAAAAATGCATATGCCTGTTCATTGCACGGCGGGGAGAGCCTTTCTCCTCCCCTCCCTTCCGTGCCATCAGGCTTGTTCCTTTGCCTTCTTTCTATTTCTGCGCATTATCACTATTGCGCCTGCAACTGCCGCCCCGGCAGCCCCGATCCCGGGCGCGACAGTGTAGAGGTAATAGTCGTTCTGGCCTGCCACGTCAAGTTCGAATATAAAAGTCAGGGTCTGGCCGCTGTAGGCGTTGTCTGTAAGGTCTGCATAAAGAACGTACCTGCCCGGCTCTGCAAAAGTGCGGTCGTACGCATAGTGGCCGTACGGGACTATTACCGGGCCGACCGCTGCGACTTCGGCGCCGTCCTTGACCAGCCTTATCTTTACCGGCACGTCCACCAGGTCGTCGCCGTTGACGCCGGCAATCCTCATCACCACCTTTGCAGGCTCGCCGGCCACCAGCCTGGCCGGCTCGGTGGCGACCTCAAAGTCATAGTTGCCTAACCTCTGCTTGTACACGGCGTTCTTTAGCGGATCGGCAAACGCCGGCTGCGCGACCAGCAGGAAAATGGCCGCAAGAGCCACTGCGCACGCAAGCGACTTTAACGACAGCAACAGCTATGCTAGAGCTCGTCCAACATTTCAACGTAATTGTCGACGACCTTGTCGGCAAAGGTCCGGCGGTACTTTGACAGCACGTCGGCGATGAGATCCTTGTTCGCAAGGCTGTACAGCTGGTACTCGCCGTACCTGACGGACAGTATGCCGGCATCCTTCAGGCGCTTCAGGTGCGCCGAAACGGTGGAAGGCGCTTTTCCCGTGTGCTCCACTATTTCTGCAAAGGTGCACATGTCCTGCGACAGTATGAATGACACTATCTCGCGTATCGGCTCGTGCCTGATGTAGCCAAGCACCTGCGACTCGCTTTCCGGCACGTTGACAGGGTAATAGCGGGTGATGCGCGCCTGCTGCCTGTCCACCCTCACCACGCTTGCCCTTTCAAGGGCGGACAGATGGTACGTCAGCACGCCGTTTGCAAGGCCGGTCGACCGCAAGAGCTCGCGGTAGCGGATGCCCGGCTCGCGCTCGATGAGGTTCAGGAGGAGATCCTGGGTGCTGACGGTCTCTGACACTTCTTCCATCTCACTTGTTCACCTTAAGCACTCCTAGCCCGAACAGGCTGAGCATTGCAAGCACGATGATGTGCGGGAATTCTATATCAAGATTGGGGATCTGCAAAAAGAACAAGAGCCCGACTGCCTGGAACAGGTAGAACACCTCTGCGATTCCGAGCGCGATGAACCCAAGCGTCATGTAAAGCGTCCTTGCCCCGCCTGTGCGCCTGTACGCAGTCAGCGAGACAATGCTGAGGAACGAGGCTATCACGAGGCTTGCGATGTGGAGGAGGATGTGGGACAGCATGGACGGGTGCGTGACGTGCGGGAGAACGAGGGGCGCAATGATGCCTACCACTATGGCCGCGGTGAGCCCAAATACCAGAGGCTTTGACGCCGTCGCCTCCTGAACAGGCTGGTTACTACCCGTCTGCATCCACCAATAAATTGGTGGTTTTGGCCTAATAAAGGGATTGGTACAAAGCCAGAATTAGCTATAGCCAGCTAGCCCAGCGCGGCAAGCGTCTTTTTCATCTGCAGCCGGCTCTGCCTCGCATAAAAGGCGCTCCCGCCTGCCACCGCCGCTGCAAGGCCCAGCGCAAGGGCCGCAAACGAGTCAAAGCTTGGCAGCATTTCCGTGTTGCTGTCTTCTTCATCCATCTCAGGCATCGCAGGCATTCCCGGCGGCATGGCCTGCCCGCTTACCAGAGTCTCGGTAAAGCTGTGGTTCAGGTCGTACGCGTTTACCCTCTGCGCGATAAAGTCCATCTTCCATTCGCCTGCCTGGCTCAGGTAGCCTCCGGTGGCCGAATAAACGCCGTCGCCGGTTTTTTGCAGCGTGACTACCAGCGGCCCCACCCCGGCGTCCACGTTTGTGAGCCGCAGCACCACGCTTGCAATGTTTTGCGGGGGATTGGTGCCTCCTTCCAAAAGCGTGGCGGTAAACGTGTTGACCCCCGGCTGGAAAGGAGATATTTCCAGCGCGATGTCAACACCGTCCACGTTCACGCGGTGCATAAAATGCGGGCCGGACTGCTGATGCGTCGTCATGGCCTGTGCGGGCGGCGACGTTATCGTGAGAAAAGAGGCTGCAAGTAGCACTCCTATCCCGACAAGCGCCTCGGCCTTGACGGTCCTGCCAAAGCGCGACGTGGCCGCGTATTCCTGGCCGCCGGATCTTGCAAGCACGACTATTTCCCGGTGCAGCCTGAGCTGGTGGTACGCCCCAAGGAGCACCATGGGAAGGGCGGCTGCAAGTTTTGTTGCCAAGCTTGTCCCGTACGGCGTGGAAAAGAGCGAGTCCAGCGCGTGCAGGTGGACCCACGCCATGTAGATCCCAGTCACGCCGATGACCCCAAGCGACACGGTGGCTACGAGCGAAAATCTTGGCAGCGCGGTCGCAAGCTGGCGTGGCGACCGCCTTGTCGCCGGCGCAAACACTAAAGCCAGGTAGAACAGGCCCCCGACCCACGCGGACACGGCCATAAAGTGGGCCCAGTCAAGCGCCGTCGCAAGCGCAGGCAGGAACGGCGCGGCAGAGTTGTGGCTCAGCATGCTGTTTGAGAACAGCGAGACCGCGCCTGCCGCAAGGATGGCGTACAGCAGCAGTAGTAGTAGCGGCTTTTTGTCGCCTTTTTTCATCATGCAGGCAAGGACCGC
The sequence above is drawn from the Nitrososphaera viennensis EN76 genome and encodes:
- a CDS encoding winged helix-turn-helix transcriptional regulator, producing MEEVSETVSTQDLLLNLIEREPGIRYRELLRSTGLANGVLTYHLSALERASVVRVDRQQARITRYYPVNVPESESQVLGYIRHEPIREIVSFILSQDMCTFAEIVEHTGKAPSTVSAHLKRLKDAGILSVRYGEYQLYSLANKDLIADVLSKYRRTFADKVVDNYVEMLDEL
- a CDS encoding formate--phosphoribosylaminoimidazolecarboxamide ligase; protein product: MATTTGKAAITIATLGSHCALQVLKGAKDEGFRTLLVCEKKRVGLYERFGFIDDMIIVDKFSEVAGDRCKTILKKKNAIIVPHGTLISQMSSDEIEKIETPIFGNKWILRWEADREMKQKLMEEAGLRTPRPIKSKDDIDGLCIVKLHGAAGGKGYYLAWNRESFEEGAKRLVQQGMIRGEQDLYIQEFIRGVPAYLQYFYSPVTKSLELLGVDRRYESDIDGIGRIPARQQLGAGGEPSYTVVGNIPLVLRESLLDEVYRMGEGFCRAAERLVKPGMPGPFCLEGVYDSEGKFTTFEFSARIVAGTNLYVDGSPYSGLLYDEPMSMGRRIAREVKVARKKNRLASIVT
- a CDS encoding CFI-box-CTERM domain-containing protein; translated protein: MKRYLAPLLLATLVFSSTLGAYGHGLGTDQSLPTTIGGRQVAVEASISPTFIESVGKSPPTLTIRTLDPRNNSTIAGGIDYRVVVEKGNNTLLDQEFRSSDGIVLAKLVPDANADAAQVNDQASPGRVNVSKDAPVEIRSRIMSDGGLYKVSVTLQTSSTGLQVESDRTFDLFVSVSKTQDFSVQTAEGDQKMSVMTYYADVSNLEYDRDTNSISFSMPFDWASSYVSQVPLVHMEVMFPKAIKELQVNGYRGSVDGKELPPDAVLIDDYSYEGLRVVHFVLNNDRLTGVKGSGNTMDFVLAPADKPKFPLDLLSTTEKYVWEMSWGPEVIESGSPTTFVMNVQDNSVGDLVRNASFDFVITKDGREVYRKHLASGQGTFSEQYTFLEPGNYRVAAQKINGENESAQIDVVVLQGSGNSNNNATTPTQQQQPSGCLIATAAFGSELTPQVQFLRGFRDNYVLKSMSGSAFMSIFNAVYYSFSPQVADYEREQPWLQATVKAALYPLFGILLASEQAFSSAGGGEGGTILAGAVASTLIGAVYVSPLAAGAAIAARKKVNSRTVAIAAIVAAGALVATLVAIAAGSVQVLSITTPAFVIALAAAAALAVVRLVQRKKASR
- a CDS encoding carboxypeptidase-like regulatory domain-containing protein; the protein is MTTGEFEIRGQFAELQKKYKEYLPKVDPELIDELLLRQLENPSNPDPIFMVEVFTKPGLDTEKVRSYIIEKTGMSPAIYDNGTHYVTNQKLNLEILKEISDSDDVLEVTGEYTGGIGAYGASHEHREIEDTNGAASGRGRPPEEVPRYTEHEKKTSNMRIAAYTAAGIVGAVIIAGFVISGGILPNANVGGGARTVAPPGVPGVVHGFVGGPEGLPAIGASVIAAEQNTAYHANAFVSINGQYFLDLPPGNYVIIAAYPDGSSRVVNGFVVESGSEHRLDFAY
- a CDS encoding CopD family protein is translated as MLPSAAIEPAFGHAVPVKYSIAPNAQFHEKSELPQQLAISFSERPDPNVSYIRVADAQGQRIDNNDFAVIGENGRQAAVTLDTGKVRDGIYTVSWFTMSLDDGHITEGAYVFGMGHEVVPAGGPSETRYVTSYEDALAKWPLIVAQTAIVGGAMAHAILRKKLEEEGAAGRFLRRFSIILLASAGAVAASATVIMLLQAGNLAEAAGVPLGQAAQSLVASSPAGAVWLIRLAASAIVVAAGAVLACMMKKGDKKPLLLLLLYAILAAGAVSLFSNSMLSHNSAAPFLPALATALDWAHFMAVSAWVGGLFYLALVFAPATRRSPRQLATALPRFSLVATVSLGVIGVTGIYMAWVHLHALDSLFSTPYGTSLATKLAAALPMVLLGAYHQLRLHREIVVLARSGGQEYAATSRFGRTVKAEALVGIGVLLAASFLTITSPPAQAMTTHQQSGPHFMHRVNVDGVDIALEISPFQPGVNTFTATLLEGGTNPPQNIASVVLRLTNVDAGVGPLVVTLQKTGDGVYSATGGYLSQAGEWKMDFIAQRVNAYDLNHSFTETLVSGQAMPPGMPAMPEMDEEDSNTEMLPSFDSFAALALGLAAAVAGGSAFYARQSRLQMKKTLAALG